The nucleotide window AATCTCTAGGAATTATTTTTTGCGCATTAGAATACCGGGAGTTTAAACCGCCAAAAAAAGAAATCGTTGGATACATGCCTGCTTTAGCTATTGCTACATTTCTTTCGCTGGCAAGCAAATTCAGGTTATTGATCTTTTGCTGGGGCAAATGCTCCAACGCCGATTGATACACCAGTGCGGGATCCAGTTCGGCCAGCGTTTCTAACGGAATGGATTCTACCGGAGGTACTTCTATCTCAAACGGAATATCAGCTTCGAGGTTGATCAATGCCTTTAGCTGTAGCAGCGACAAAATATAATTCGTACGGGCGGTGATCATATTAGAACTATCCGTCGCGTATTGGGTTTGTGCTTCAGCCTGGTTTAATTCGGGTAAGGCCCCGGCATCCACCTGTTTCTTTATATTATTGAACTGTTCACGGCTTTGGTCAACCTGTACCTGGCTGATGTTGATTTGCTCTTTATTTAATAAAGCTGCCAGGTAAGCATTAGCAACGTTCAGCGATACATCATTTTTTGCTTTTTCCAGCCGGGCAACACTTGCCTGTGCCAGGTAATTGTTCGCTTTTACAGTATTCTTTTTAGCGAACCAGTTGAAAAGGTCTAACCCAACATCCAGCCCATGGTTGGCAAATAAGATCTCGTTGGTGGTAAACTGGTTCGATGTAGGATCGATGGAGCGGCCAAACTGAAGCCCTCCGCTATGCTGGCTGTTAATTCTGGGATATAAAGCCATTATGCTTTGGTGATGTGTTAACTTGTCAAAACGGGCCTGTACGTCTGCTTGTTTTACGGAGATATTGTTTATGACAGCATAATCCACACAGCGTTTTAAGGACCATTTTTCCTGGCCAATAGCTGACCCATAGATCGCAATAAGCAGTAAGACGAAAGATTGTCTCTTCATAAAATAAGCTAAATATTAGTAAAAATAAGATAGAATACAGATATTACCTATACCATAGTTTTTCTGTTACAAATCGGTGCTTCCGGTATGGAACTTCCATAGGGAGGCATAAACGCCGTTGGCAAGCATTAATTCTTCGTGAGCCCCTGATTCGACAAGCGTTCCGCTTTGTATCACCAGTATTTTGTCGCAGCTCCGGATAGTGGATAAACGATGGGCTATTATGATGAGGGTTTTGCCTTGTTGTTGGAACCATTGTAATGCCCGCTGCGTTTGTGTTTCGCTCGCGGGGTCTAAACTGCTCGTAGCTTCGTCCAGTATCAGTATTTCCGGATTTCTATACAAGGCTCTTACAATAGCCAGGCGTTGACGCTGACCTCCTGAGAGGTTTACTCCCTGTTCGTTCAAAGTGGTATGATAATTAGCCGGTAACTTTTCAATAAAATCGTTAACACCCGTCAATTTGGAAAGGAAAAGAATTTTTTGCATGTCGGGTTCGTAGTCTCCAATAGCAATATTTTCAATAATGGTTCCGGCAAAAAGATCGATATGTTGCGGAACTACCCCAATCAGCTGACGAAGACTTTTATTGGAAATATGATCCAGTTCAAAATCGCCGATGGTGATGCGACCTTCTTTTACAGGATAGAGATTTTGCAAAAGCGACATCAGGGTAGATTTACCGCTTCCGCTCTGACCAACAATTGCAGTGCTTTTTCCCTTTTCAATAGCTAAGCTCAGGTTGGTGAATACCTGGGTTCTGGTGCCGTACCGGAAAGAGACGTTGTCAAAAAGAATATTCCCCGTCAATTCGGGCGTGATATTTACCTTATTATCATTGTTGGTTTCGGTTTCCAGGTCTATGATTTCGAACAGGCGGTCGGCAGCAATTAACGCATCCTGAATGTTTTTATTGGCGCCGATAAGGGAAGCAGCCGGACCGGTTAAATAACCGATCAATGCATAAAATGAGAGCAGTTCACCCGGCGAGAGTTCGCCCTTTACTACAAAATAGCTACCGGCCCATAACAGGACGATCGTAAATAAGCGGGTAAAGAATTCAATGGCATTGCCAGTATATAAACTGTATACAGATGTTCTGTAAATAGTTTGAAGTAATTTATAGAACCGGTTCTCCGTTTTTTCATTGGCGTACGACTCGAGGCCCAATCGTTTGATCGTTCCTGCGGCAGTAAGACTTTCGACCAGCTGTGTTTCCAGCTCAGCGCTGTCTTCCATCAAAGTGCGTTGCCATTTTTTATTGATCTTATTACTGATAAAATAGAGCAATGCGTATATCGGAATGATCAGCAGCATTATGGCCGCCAGCTTCCAATAGTACATAAACATAAGGCTGATGGAGAAGCCGATAATAAGAACATTTACGACCAAAGAAAGAGAAACGTCGTTTACAAACATTCTGATTTTAACGGCATCGTTGACCCGGCTGATGATTTCACCTACACGCATGGTATCGAAAAAGCGCTGAGGGAGTTTTAAGAGATGTTTGTAGTATCCTAATATGAGCTTTGCATCGATCTGCTGCCCGGTTTGCAAAGCGAATAACGACTTATAAAATCCTATGAGTAGTTGGAAGACAAGTATTGCGATCATCGCTACGCTCAATAGGTTCAATAGCCTCAGATTGCCTTCAACCAGAACAAAGTCGATGATCTTTTGCATATAGATGGAGGTGGAAAGTCCCAGGATGGTATAAATTGCAGCACCAATAACAGCTTGTAACATAATAGCGCTATGTGGCTGGATCAGCTGCCAGAATCTTTTAATGTTGGATACTTTTTCATTGCCCGTGGTAAAGCTTTCGCCGGGCACGATCAATACAATTACGCCGGTCCATATTTCTTTAAATGCTTCATGTGTATGCCTGTAAAGTTTGCCATCAGCCGGATCCATTACCAGGATATAGTTTTGGGTTGTTTTATAAATCACTACATAGTGGTACAGCTGATTCTTAAGCTGCAGGTGAGCGATGGCAGGCAGCGGAATTTTAAAAAGACTTTCAAAAGGGCCTTTAGCTCCTTTGGCCTGGAAGCCCAGCTTTTCTGCAGCTTCTATCAGGCCCAGTACATTCGTGCCGCGTTTATCGGTACCTGCAAACTGGCGGATACGGC belongs to Niabella yanshanensis and includes:
- a CDS encoding peptidase domain-containing ABC transporter, with the protein product MRKEIKIKQRDVTDCGAACLASIAAHYKLRLPVSRIRQFAGTDKRGTNVLGLIEAAEKLGFQAKGAKGPFESLFKIPLPAIAHLQLKNQLYHYVVIYKTTQNYILVMDPADGKLYRHTHEAFKEIWTGVIVLIVPGESFTTGNEKVSNIKRFWQLIQPHSAIMLQAVIGAAIYTILGLSTSIYMQKIIDFVLVEGNLRLLNLLSVAMIAILVFQLLIGFYKSLFALQTGQQIDAKLILGYYKHLLKLPQRFFDTMRVGEIISRVNDAVKIRMFVNDVSLSLVVNVLIIGFSISLMFMYYWKLAAIMLLIIPIYALLYFISNKINKKWQRTLMEDSAELETQLVESLTAAGTIKRLGLESYANEKTENRFYKLLQTIYRTSVYSLYTGNAIEFFTRLFTIVLLWAGSYFVVKGELSPGELLSFYALIGYLTGPAASLIGANKNIQDALIAADRLFEIIDLETETNNDNKVNITPELTGNILFDNVSFRYGTRTQVFTNLSLAIEKGKSTAIVGQSGSGKSTLMSLLQNLYPVKEGRITIGDFELDHISNKSLRQLIGVVPQHIDLFAGTIIENIAIGDYEPDMQKILFLSKLTGVNDFIEKLPANYHTTLNEQGVNLSGGQRQRLAIVRALYRNPEILILDEATSSLDPASETQTQRALQWFQQQGKTLIIIAHRLSTIRSCDKILVIQSGTLVESGAHEELMLANGVYASLWKFHTGSTDL
- a CDS encoding TolC family protein, whose amino-acid sequence is MKRQSFVLLLIAIYGSAIGQEKWSLKRCVDYAVINNISVKQADVQARFDKLTHHQSIMALYPRINSQHSGGLQFGRSIDPTSNQFTTNEILFANHGLDVGLDLFNWFAKKNTVKANNYLAQASVARLEKAKNDVSLNVANAYLAALLNKEQINISQVQVDQSREQFNNIKKQVDAGALPELNQAEAQTQYATDSSNMITARTNYILSLLQLKALINLEADIPFEIEVPPVESIPLETLAELDPALVYQSALEHLPQQKINNLNLLASERNVAIAKAGMYPTISFFGGLNSRYSNAQKIIPRDYAITAAPSGLVNISGQDYIVYSEARIPQGFDKNTYFRQLSNNFSQNAGLALNIPIFNGGSARINWQKAKLDVENQQLLREQDSRTLKQDIYQAHTNAVAAIQKYNATQVAVESAQKAYDFARKRFDVGLLQPIDLILNQNNLFRAKINLVSAQYDYVFKMKLLEFYKGLGLKL